ctgtatatgtgatatatcaGTTAAAAGAAGTAATTACTCCATAAATCCTGGGGGCAATTTGGGTAAGATCCCATTTTTGAGAATATTCACACTCAGTGACTTAGCCGGGATTTTTACTAAGAGAaatcaaaatataaagaaatcaATACACCAAGAAGTCAAAGAGATTcaacatatagtatatatacatttACAAAGTTACTTTTCTGCATAATAATTATCCAGTAAAGCGGTGTCAATTACTCCCTTTGTACAAGGGTGGCTCCGCTACTATTCACACTACCAGTATATTGTAGCATGTTGTAGCACGTTACTGTCTTATTTTTTAAGTTATACTAATCGCATTCATACGAGctatatatattttgattttaCCTGGCTACTATCAGTCTTCCCATCTGGAAAGGCACCAAAATCTTGAACATTGAACACAACACCTTTACCATGAACTTGAGAACTCTTAACTATTATCAAGAAAAGGACAAAGAAAGATAGGAAATGGAAGAAGAAATGGGAAGGAGTCATGTTTGTGTAGTTGATTTTGTACTCTCTTTCAATCCTTGTGGAAAATGAAAGTTTACGTTGGGGTATTTATTTAGTCAAACATAGGCGAAAATGGAAATGAGACAAATCAAATCCATTTTTAGCATGATCAAGATCTATCAAATTATACGAAAGCATCCCGTCTTCCACTTGATAATATGTATTTAAGTTATAAGAATCAACGTAAAGATTGTCACATTATACTGTAGTGTAAAAAGTGATAACTTAAGTTGTAGTATATATTTGAGTTATTACTATTTCAAGAAGTTACCAATTAATACTAATTATATGTATTTACTTGTAATTATTTTATAAAGTAACCTAGTTATAGAGATATAAAATAAATTTTACTTTGTCAATACATACAACCTAAACTCTAATAAGATAATTTATCCTCTGAAATTCACTATATCGGGTTGCTCTCCTGTGGTTCTTAATTAATTACTGAATTAGGCTAAATAATGCACGTACTAAGTAAGTCctttaatttttattatataaaaatTCTAAATCATTTAGTAAACCACAATATTATTACTTGTTATTAACACGTCGATATTTTTGCACTTAGTATTtgatttttgctattacaattgCTTAGTATATAACTATATACAGTAACTATATATTCCATTATTTACAAGAGATGCAACATATGATTTCCAATAGACCTTTTTATGGTATACTATTGAAGTATATGATACAGATTGCTttacctttttttcttcttttaaattctttcGTTCTTGTTATCAAAGACTAATTCGTTGACGAGAATCTTATTATTGATTGGATTAGTTTTCTTAAGTAGGCAAAGACTGCTCACAAAACATTACCCAAGATTGAAGGATAATTGATTATTTTTTACCCATTTTGTTTGAAGAGCATTAATCGATATTAGTTTCTATTTGACGAGATGGTACCAAAATTATGACTCTATATATGTTGAGCGTCAAATTTAGTGATTCATGGATGAATATTTGTGGAAGCTGTACTATATATAAATTGAAATTCACAAGGTCCTCTTCCAAGATGAAATAAGTAGACGATACActacaaacaaaaaccaaaaagtTGTTATGAAATTTGTGGCTAATGTATGCTAAAATAGTCCTAGCTAATAAGTTTGTTAATCTCTCATTAAATGATTTTTGCTAAAAAAAATTCTGGTCTACGAATGTATAAGTATCAAGCTCCATATCACTAAATGTGCTTAGTGTAAAATGATGAGGAAATCAAAATTATGGAAAaagtaatactccctctgtttcaatttatgtgaacctactTCTATTTAGGGAGTCTACGAGGTGGCTGTTTGACCGTATTTTTCTTACATTTTTTCTTAATTATTTGGATTATAAATTATCACGACTTACagtactttttatgtaatttccaaatatataaatttgatttttacaaacttgaaaaattaATGTCGAAATTTACGTCAACCCTAGTACTCCGTACTCCGAAAAGGTAcctataaattgaaacggaaggagtagGATTTACAGCAGATACGAAGGCAAATTTCATGCTCGATTCATACAACTTCTTTACCAAAATGATCAAACATACTCCAATCGGTAATTGACAGTACAACTTCACATAAGTATTAATTGACAACGCcagtaaagaaaaagaaaaaaaactaaaaaaaagcaTCTCACACTCTCTGCACAATCATAAAATCAAACCCAGAATATAAAATACGGCAGTCCATGTACACAATGGTAGTGTCTTTCCAGCTAATTCAAGAAAGCGCCATGTCTTGAACTTTTACACATTGGAAGTATTATCTTGCTTGAAATCATGAGTTGTAGGAAAAGGAGCAGTAACACAAGTACCAGGTGGTGGGGTAGGTACTCCAAAGACTTGGGGATTGTTTCTTAAATCTTGTCTACCTTTAGCTCTTCCAAAGAAAAAACATCCAAATCCAATAAGAATTGTGAAGAGTATAAATGGAAGAGAAATAACCACTACCATACCCATATCTCTGTTCTTTATTTGTTTGCTTTTGTGGAGTTTGGTAGTGAGGGAGTATATAATGGAGGAATGATGTGTAGATTTTGCCTATGGAAGACTCAATTGTGTAGAATTTGATATTATAAAGGGTGGGGGAATTGGGTTCTAACGGTAGGCTTAACGTTCTAGTTTTCAACGGATACTTTTTGTTTGGTTGGCCACTTCATTTTTCTGAAAAGAAAATGGAATATATGTCCCACATTGGCGGGTTATAAGGGACATTCGGTCTCTTTTTATAATTTTGGCAGTAATTCTCACCTCCAAAGTTAGTTATTAAGATTTATTTGTTTATCATGATATTTGAGTATGatccattttattttattaacCGATATTGAGCTCTTGTCTTATCATATGTGCTCACATATTCTTTATAAGGTCTTGAACAATCCTCACCTTTTTTAGCTAAAATTTCACTTGAATTAAGTTCAACTTTTAGTTAGATCCAAATCAGCATACACTTGGGCAGTGTGGTTTGTTTTGTTCTATCATTGTATTAGTACTATTTTTGTTTTAGCGTGTACATCATAAATTCGAAGATGTTGTCATAGGCTGTCTGTTGGAACTATTTCAAGAAGTAAGATCTGTTAAACTGGGCACAAGAgatgtctttaaaaaaaaaaaaaaaggaaggtacAGAGAAATTTCAAACTAACATGAAACCAAAACGGCTACATAACATCATTATTTGTACCATCATCTGAATTTCAAACTGCACTTTCCATTACTACATTATCAAAATTTCGAACCGACACGGCAAGCTAAGCTACTTACTAGTAGTTCAATGTAGCTGGTTATTTAAAATGAAAATTCAGACTAGCACAACTAAATGGATGACAAAGGCAGAGAAATTCTAATGAAACTGGTCTAATTCAATTTGCAGGCTCATCCACTTCCGGAGTCTCTTGTTCAGCTATCTCTTGCTCAGCTTCCTGTACCTCCTTCTCCGTCTTCCTTCCTTTCTTAGATTTATAGTACACGCTCATGAACGTCCCAATGGCTTTGTACTTTCTTCTGCACTGCTCGTAGAGGCTGTTATCAAACATCCTCCAGAAGTTCTTCTCTGTCAGCTCAGTGACCGCATACTGAGCCTGGAATCCATGGTTCTCGATCAACCAAAGCTCTAGTTGGCGGCATTTCTCTGCACCATCGAAGGGCTTACCcctcagcacagctccaggaaCATAGTAGACGCCGACATCAGTATACATTTGAGCATATTTGGTGTCACCCTGCCTGTGGTATTTCTCAAATCCTGGTTCAGGATAGATCATAGGTTTCATAGGCAGCTTGTAAATTCTGTGTGGGCAGAGCCAGATGGGATATACCTAAACA
Above is a genomic segment from Lycium barbarum isolate Lr01 chromosome 12, ASM1917538v2, whole genome shotgun sequence containing:
- the LOC132622520 gene encoding uncharacterized protein LOC132622520 translates to MGMVVVISLPFILFTILIGFGCFFFGRAKGRQDLRNNPQVFGVPTPPPGTCVTAPFPTTHDFKQDNTSNV